AACACGTCTATGAACTGCCTGAATACAGCGTCACTCAACCCGTACATCTCCTCCCAGTCAACTATACCTGCCCCGGCTACACCACACCTCCATAGTTCTGGGTGCTTACCCATAGCAAGGTATGTTGTATAGCCACCGTAGCTGTAGCCCATTACAGCTACTCTCTCTGGGTCAGCTATCTTGTTTTCAACACCCCATTTAGCCGCGTATACTACGTCTTCTAGGTCGCCGCCTCCAGGGTCGCCGATATCTAGTATACGGAAGCTCTCACCATACCCAGTTGACCCACGGAAGTTTGGTGCGAGCACGTGGTAGCCTGCTGCTACGAGTGCAGTAATCATCATGCTCCATGAGTCGCGTACCTCGCTCCAGGGGCCGCCGTGCACGTAGACTACTGTGGGCCCTGGCTTAGGAGTACTACTGGATAATGCAATATACATTGGTATCTCCAGGCCGTCGAAAGACTTGTATTTAGTGAATACTACTTCAACTAGATTCCTCTCAACATCCTCGGGCAGCTTGTTATCAACAATAACTCTCACCTCCCTGTTCTCAACGCTTGCCTCAATTATTCTCGGTGGCTTCAGGAGGTTTGAGACTGCTACGAGAACTCTGCTACCAGTGAAAACTGGGTGGCCGTGGATAGTGCCTTCAGGCAACTTAACATGCCTTCCATCAAGGAATAGCCTTGACCTCCCATTCTTCTTGCCTACAGCCCATATAACTCCACTAGTACTCCACCCGTAGGCATCATGCTCTACTGGATTAAACTCCTCGTAGTCCCTGTACTTGAATTCAACTTTCTTAAGCGTGCCGGCTTCAGGATCATACAGGTATAATCTATTCACTCCCTCATAGTCGCTCTCGAAGAGGATTCCTTCATCCCCTACAACGGGATTCTTGTTCTGTGAGCCTGGTTTAGGCGTGTAAACCTTGAATTCACCTGTATCCAGGTTATACACGAATATCTCGGAGGAGCGGGGATCGCCGCGTAGATTACCGCTCCCAGTAATATACTCGCCCTTTACATCTGTGACGAATGCAAGACTACTGAGACGGTGTATTTTCTCCCAGCTCCCGTCAAGTCTAGCTAGGTAGATAGCTGTCTCCTCAGCCGTAGCCCCTGTGAACGCTACCTTCGAGCCATCAAATCCCACGCCAAAGATCCTCATTAAGGGGGTGTCAGCTAGAAGCTTCTCCCCGCCGCTGTAAGCGTCAACGTAGAATAACTTGTGGAGTTCCCGCCCGCGTGCTACATCCCTAGTAAACACTACGTAGGGGCTTTCAGGTCTAGGTAGAGCTACACCATGCACAGGTTCAACTGTAAGTCTCCTCCTATCACCACCACTCTCATCCATAGACCAGAGGCTTAACACCCCCTCCAGGGTACTAAGATATACTACTCTCCCGCCAGCCAGGCCGAGCAGACTGTAGGATGGAGTACGCACTATAGATTCAAGAATACCTGCTATACGGGAGACCTCGGTCAAACCCAGCACCAGGATACATGTTAAGTAGAATAAAGTATTAAGCTTTAACCCGCTGAGGCTAAGCTATACTCCACTACTGAGTGAGAGCTTCACTCAGCTTCCAGGTACTACCTGCCCCGGCTTGAAGCCTCCTCGATTAGCTTCTCTACGAGTTCCACTACTAGTCTAGCTTGTCTTAAAGCATGCTCTGCATCATACTGCGTGTATAGTTCTTCCGCTGGTAGCCCTGTCTCCTCGTCACCATACATTGATGGCTCTCTTTCCCTCTTTAAACTCCTAGAGATAAATGCTAGTTCAGGTATTCTCTCCCGGAACCATTCTGAGAATCTATTCTTCTCTCTTCTCAATACGGGTCCCACATCATGCCACTTCGGAGGCTCTACACCCACCACCATTCTCAGAGCTGCTTTCATCATGTTAAGATTCGGATTATCAATGTGTTTTTAAGCTGTTTTCACCATGTTAAGACGCACCTATGTAAGCTGAAGCTACGGGGCTGAAATAGTTGTGGTAAATAGTGGAGAGAAAACGACACGCGAAGAGCTAGTCGAGGACTTAATCACGGTAATCTCTCATTTCGCTGGAAAACTGTACGGCGTGGGATCGCACAAGTACAGGAAGGTGGTTGAGGGTGCGAAACAGCTCATACAGGATCCTCAGCTATAAAATAAAGCATAGCTACGACGTAAAGGAGTTCCTAGACGACTACAGGAACCTCTTACAGAGGGCGGTAGATGCAATCTGGGAGAACATCGAGTGGAGGAGGAAGGGCAAGAGGCTAGTTCCTTTAATCCCGAAGTCGAGGGAGTTCAAGAAGAACCTCAGGAACTCGTTGCTGAGGGATTGGAGCTACGCCACTCACTACGCCGATTCTGCGGTGAGGGTCGCCTACTCGATTATCGAGTCGTGGAGAAGGAACTACATCAAGGGGAGGAGGGGTAGGAAGAAGCCAGTAGTTAAGAAGAGGTTTGTTAGAGTTAAAGAGACACTCTACGTGTACAGGAATAAGAAGATTAGAGTCACGGTGAAGCCCAGGGAGCTGTACTTGGAGTTCGACCTGACGAGGGCGTGGTTTAAAAGGAGGGTTGAAGGTTGCGATCTAGGCGAGCTCATTCTCAAGGAGGATGAATTAATAATCATCTTCAGGAAGCCCGCCGATCCAAAGCCGGCGAATAAGATTGCTTGGGATCTCAACTTGCTATCCATGGACGGTTTCTGCGATAAGGGCTGGATCAGGATTGACTTGAAGCCTCTTTACACGATGCACATCGCGTACGAGAACAAGAGGAGGAAACTACAGAGGTTAAGCAAGGAGAAGCCCAAAACTGCTAGGAGGTTACTTGAGAAATACTCCAAGAGGCATAAAAATAGGGTCAAGGACTTCCTGCATAAGCTGACAACCGAGCTCGCAAGGGAGTTCAGAGGCTACGAGCACGGCTTCGAGAACTTAGAAAAGCAAGGGATGTTCAATAATAAGAGGGTGCATAACAGGGTTATTTCTAGGCAGAACTGGAGGCAAATAGTAACTTTAATGAGCTATAAAGCGAGAGTCAAACTACTCGACCCAAGAAACTCAACAAAAACCTGCCCCAGATGCGGCGGGAGAATGAAGCGCTTAGAGGGGCAGGTCTTAGAGTGCGATAGGTGCAGGCTAAGAATAAACAGGCAATTGAATGGAGCCATAAACCTCTACCTAAGGATGTGGGGGTTTCCTCCCTCTCCAAGCACCTTCCACCGAGTAGTGACTAAGAGAGTGATCCACTCGTGGAAGATGCACGTGAAGAGAGGGAGCGGGATTACCCTGAAAGGGTGTGAGGCCCATGACGTGCCCCCTATGAACCCAGAGGGGGACGAGGCTAATGTGTGCCAAGGCTTATCATAACCCCTGACATGTGATCTAAGCTAAAGCAATGTTATTCAATGCTTATCACATCTCCGAACCTGTAGTTTTTCTTGAGTCTCCAATACCATTTCCTCCCTATTCTTACTCGTTCAGCTCCAAGCTGCTCGAGTTTTTCTCTTAGTTTCACTAGTATGTTCTCGAAGAAGCTGTTTTCATCGTAGACTACTACTGCGTCTTCAATCATATCAAGGTATAGAGGGCTGAATCGCGAGGCCTCCTCAGGAGTCTTAATTACTGGTGAGAGTGATACAGCATAGCCTTCATCCAGTAGTCTCTCCAAAAGCTCTTCTAACCTGGCTTCAGCTTCACTAAAAAGCCTTAATCTCTCGAAACGACTCCTCGGGAGCCCATCGATAACTACTAGCAGGTCTACATCACTATCCCTCCTGTAGTCTCCTCGAGCTACACTACCGTAGACTACCAGTGACTTCAATCTGCTGTTAACAAGCTTTAGTAGCTCCTCTAGAAGCCTTGAAATAAGCGTCCTGTAAGGCTCAGCTAGATGCTCCAACCCCTTCCTATACAAGGTATCACAGCCCTCTCTAAACTCTAGTTAAAGCAGGGGTACACTCCACACTTACAGTTAATCTATACTGTGATTTAAAATACACCTGCATCTCACGTTGAAGGCTTCAAGCATTACTAAATAACCATGCTGTGATCCATGATTAGCGTAGAGGATCTTCTAGGTGAGAGGATGTCCTTTGAGGAAGCTAATATTGTTAGGAGGAGGGCTGAAGCCTTTCTACAGCTCGCCGAGAGACTTATCAGCGAGGGAGAGTATGATCTAGGGGTTTTCAGCTTGGAGCAGTACTGCCAGCTGATATTAAAGTATAAGCTGCTAGTCAGGAAGGGGTCTTATCCTAGGACGTATTCTATTAGAAGGCTTATCAGGGAGCTCGGAGAGATCGATGGGAGAGTATTAGTCCTAGTCGACGATGTCAGGAACCTACACTATATTGCAAGACTTGAAGAAGCATATATAGCTTCAAGATACCTTCCAATAGTATACGAGAAGGAGGAGTCTATAGACCTTTTAAGGTTTGTTAGAGAGGTGTTCAAGCCTATTGTCGAAGAACTATGAGAGTAGAGTATACGGTATGCTGAAGAACTATAAGGATATCGCGGAGAGAGTAAAAGCGGTAATCCAGGAGGTGGATCCATGCGCGGAAGTATACGTGTTCGGCTCTGTTGTGCGAGTCGAGTTCACGGGAGTAAACGATATAGATATACTAGTAGTCACCGATAGAATTGAGAGGAAGTATGAAATGATGGTTAGAGTATACAAGAGTACTGAGGCTCCTGTAGAACTACACATCACGACGAGAGAAGGCTACGAGAAATGGTATAAGAGATTCATTAGTAGCAGCGAGATAATGAGAGTGTAGTTTAAAGCGTTTACACTACAAGTGGATACATGATAGTTCCCTGCGAGAGCTAGAGGAGAGCTCCTGGAAGATGTATTTTGATTAAAGACAGGTAAAACTAGAAGGTTTATTAGTACCCAGCTTATAGTCTTATCTTGGTGCCTCTCGTTGTCTTCAACTATTACTCTACCTGAGATTCTAGTCGAGGAGATCGCTAAGAGAGCTTCTAGAGCAGGTCTTAGTGTAGAAGAGTATCTAGCTGACCTGGTCTTCGGTTCCATGGATCCGGATGAAGCAGCAGGTAAGTATATTGAAACCGCTCTCCATCTAGTCGAACAGGCTAGAGAAGAGCTTAGTAGAGGTGATTTAAGACAGGCTTCAGAGAAGATCTGGGGTGCCTGCGCGCTAGCTATTAAAGCTCATGCTCTCGCTAGAAGAAAACGTAGACTGGAATCCCATGCAGAGTTATGGGTGTATAAGAATGAAGTTGCTGTGGAGATTGGTTCATGGGTTAGAATAGTATTCAAGATAGCTGACTCCATGCATAGAAACTTCTATGAGGGGTTAGCAACCAGGGAGGATGTAGAAGATGCTATCGAGGAGGTTGAGAAGCTAGTGAAAGCTATAGCGGAAAAACTGAAGTAGTAGCATTAAGCTAGCAATTGAAAATTACTCGATATAATATGCGTGCACGCCCAGGCTCTTAGATACTTCTGCCTGCCGGATATCACTTGTAAGAAGCTCGCCGTGCTTGAATGCATGCAATGTATAGAGGGTCGTAGATTGTTATATTGTAGTCTAATGCTATCTCTACTACCTTCTTCCATATAGCATTTGCTACTTCTTTTAAACGTGATCTAAGCTGTAGACACCTTTCTCAAGGTAATCTTCTACTTCAAGCCAGTTGACTTCTCCCAGCAGGTATTTCGCGAGGGCTTATACATCAATTACTATCACGATCCTCCCTCACATATCTGCTTGTAGTACCAGCTGGAGTTTCAGGTAGCTGCTCTATGACACCTCTAACCTCCACGAGAATCTTCTTACAGTGGAGTTCTTTTACCCGTCTCTCTATGAACCCACGTATCTCTTCACTCCAGTTAACTACGTCTTTAAACTTATCCATTAACTCTTTAAGTTTACGGGGTACACACACTCTTATCACGGTGCTCAAGGCTACGTAAACACCCCAACCGATAAGATGTATTAAAGCTTCCATTAAACTTTAAATAACACTGAGTGAAAATGAAGTACGGTTTCTCGAGCTGTAGTAACGGTAGCCTTAATGTATTGATGGGGTGTAGCCTGCTCTTGAACCAGGATTCTAGCTCACTGTGAGCCCCTCAACGCGGGATGCTTAGGTATTAAAGCCTAGCGGGTTTTATAGTGTAGTGGGTGGTGTTACGGGGCTTGTCTTTGGGCCTGTTCCATCGAGGCGGCTGGGTAGGAGTCTAGGTGTAAATAATATTCCAGCGAAGACTTGTTCCTGCTCATGCGTGTACTGCCAGCTGGGTAGGACTATCATGCTGACTGCTGAGAGACGAGTCTTCTATAAGCCTGAAGATATCTTCACTCAGGTTGAGAGGAGGGTTGAAGAGGCTACTTCAAGAGGGGAGAGGATTGACTACATTACTTTCGTCCCGGATGGAGAGCCGACACTAGATGCTAACCTTGGCAGGGAGATCGAGCTTTTAAAGCAGATCGGGATTCCCGTAGCTGTTATAACCAACTCCTCACTCCTCTGGCGGGAGGATGTTAGAAGGGATCTAGTGGAAGCCAGCTACGTTTCAGTGAAAGTAGATGCTGTCAGCGAGAACTTGTGGAGGAGGGTGAACAGGCCTCATAGAAGCCTGAAGCTCAGCGAGATCTTAGAGGGTATAAGAGTCTTCTCAGAGGAGTTCAATGGGGTTATCACTAGTGAAACCATGCTTATAGACAGCGTGAGCTACGAGGGGGAGCTGGAGAGGATAGCAGGCTTCCTAGCAGAGCTTAGAAGGCTGAGTAAAGCCTATATTGCTATCCCGACGAGGCCTTCAGCAGAGAAGTGGGTTAGACCAGCTAGAGAGGATGTCTTGAATACTGCCTTCCAGGTTTTCTCGGAGAAGCTTGGTGCCAGTAGAGTTGAATACCTGATAGGCTACGAGGGTAGTGCTTTCTCATCTACAGGGAATGCTGAAGAGGATCTACTAAGCATAACAGCCGTCCACCCTATGCGCAGGGATGCGGTAGAAGAGCTATTGAGGAGAGCTGGCTCTAACTGGAGTATTGTCGAGAAGCTGCTGAGCGAGGGTAAGCTTATAGAAGTCGAGTACCGAGGCTTCAAGTACTACATGAGGAGGCTTCAAGCTGAAGCTAAGTAAACGCATAGAAGCATTTAATTCCAGCATTAAGTTTAAACTCGAAGAAGGATGCGTCTATTGACTAGGTTTATATCCTGTAATACACAAGCATTTACATAGGTGTATACTTTATGAGCGAGTATGTGATCATCTCCGCTAGAGTTAAAAGAGAGCTTCTAGAAGAGGCTAAGCGATTAAACATCAATATCTCAGAGCTCATTAGAAATGCTCTTGAGAATGAAGTACGCCGCCGTAGACTCGCTATTCTAGAAGAGAGGCTGAAGCAGAAGCGTGATGTACTAGCTGGAATGGATGTCAGCGAAATGGTAGAACTAATTCGCGAAGATAGGGAGGTAGAACATTAAAGCTAATATACCTAGGTATTTCAGCCCTCGTAACCCAAATACTCCTAGTAGAGTGTGTAGGGATAAGCTTTCTAGCCGTCTACTGCTCTCAGCCCTTGTTACTGACCTCTGAATTCTATGGTAGAGCCAACGTACGCTTCGCCATAGCGCTCCGGGTGTTTTGTCTTCAATAGCTCTCTAATTCCCTCACCGCTGCAGTGGATTGGGTATATTCTCTTTACTCCGAGGCCTACAAGGTGTTCTACTACCTTCTCCAGCTTGTAGCCTGGTGCACCTGCTAGGTGGAAGCCTCCTATGACAGCGTAGGGTTTAACTCCTAGTTCTCTTACAGTCTTCTCGACAATCCTGTCTACGCTGGATGACTGCATCCAGCTAGTACTACAAGCCCTAACCCCTTAACGTTGACTGCTAGTGCCTGCTCGTAGGGTGGGCCGTAGAGCTCGCCTACAACTGCTACTCCTTCACTCAGCTTAATTGTACTGTAGACTCTAACCACGTGCTTAAACCCTACGCTCTTAATCCACTCCTCGGTGTTCTGGGATGCATGCCCTGGAATATAGACTGTGATACTCCCGTTGACTCCAGCAATATATTCAAGTCCCCTGACATGGTCTCCATGCTCATGTGATATAACAATAAAGCTTGCTTTCTCTAAGCTCTTATCGAGTACCTCTACATTATGCTGTAGAACAAGAGGGTCTGGGCCGGCATCGAATAGGATCACGTTGAATGGTGTTTCAACTAGGATTGATAAACCCCATGCATCCACTAGCTCACTGTTGAATGGGTTAGGGCTATTGTCTACTAGCACTGTTAGTTTAACCCAGGGTACCTCGCCTAGCTCTGATACTACTCCAGCTTCTCCACCTATAGTAGTATTGAATGAGGTTGTAGTATTATAGCTGTATTTGAGTGCAGGCTTCACGTAGAGTACTGTTAGGAGGAGTACTATCAGGAATAAAGCTAGCACTAATGATAGAAGCCTTGCCAAGACCCTCACTATGATACCTGGATAATGCTAAAGCCACTAAAATATACTCCAGGTATTATTATTGTAGTTTTCATGTACATCCTCTTAAGCTAGGTGTTCACGGCTTAAATCCAGTACCCGGCTCTCTCGCTCTTCCTTCCCTTATCGAGAGGGGTATCTCTAAACCTAATGCCTCTCGTATACTCCTAATGCTTAGGAAGAGGTTTACTCTATCAAGCTTCAGGAATGGAGAGAGTATTACGACAACTGCTCTAGCTTTAGCGATATCATGGGAGAGTACTCTATTAAACTGTGCAACGTCAATAATTCTAGTTGAAGCCTTAAAGAACTCTTCCCTCAACTTCTTCAGTAAAGGCCCTTTCCCTATACGCTCGTGTAGGAATCTTCGTAGAGGCCCTTCTCCTAGGGTACTCTAACACTCCAGATAAGGATTGCTGTCTTCACTTATATGATTTCTTCAGAGGTAGTCTATACAAATCAACTCCAAGCCGGCTCTAGGAGTAGCTATTCAAGTGCAACCCGGTGTAGAGAGCTAGGTGTATTGATAACTCGTAGCCGGTATCATGAAGTCTGTGAGGGTTCTAGGTGCTACTGTAAGCCTAGTAGCTGGATTAAACCTTTCTCCTGGATTAGCCTTGCTATCTTCCTCTGTCTTCTACTCCTTGTCTTCATGAGTGTCTCTGTGAGTGCATCGTAGAGTGCTGGTTTAACTGCATCGAGTAGCATGTAGCTGTTGATTGGTCTGCCCATTACTAGTGGTGTAGTAATGTAGAAGAGGTAGATTAATGGCGTGTTGAAGGGTGCAAGCTTTAGCAGGTTCCTCCAGACTCTCCTGCTTCCTCCACGCTTATAGTACTCTAATGCCTCTAGCTTAGCGTAAAAGACTAGTTTTCTACGCTGTAGTTCTTCCTCGAGGGGGAGGTGGATAATATAGTATTCTTCTGGTAGCTGCACGATTCGCCCGTGTATAATAGGCTGCTCGTGAACTAGCCCCTTGTATACTGTCCTCGACTTCCTGAATACTCTAATCTGTGTGTCCGGGTAGAAGGGGCCTAGGAGAATCCTGCCTTTATGAGTGTTGACGCGTGTAACACTGAAAGCTACTACTTCCTCGGGTGTTTTTGCTACTAGGTCTCTCAGCACGCTTTTAAGTCTCCTCCCTAATCTTTCATCAGTGTCCAGGTAGAGGATCCACTCGTAGCTAGCCATTCTTAAAGCGAACATTCTATCCGGGTCAGCGTAGCCCCAAGGCTTCCTCTGGTAGACTCTAGCACCAAAGCTTCTAGCTATCTCTACAGTTTCATCTGCGCTAAATCCATCGATAACAATTATCTCATCTACAATATCCTTAACATTACTTAGCAAGTGTGGAAGCTGCTTAGCTGAATTCCTCGTGAATGTTATAAATGATATCTTAGCATCCATTAATCCTGGTCACCAGTAGCCTCGACTAGACTCCATTGTAGTATACTAGGGTCTAATTTTATTCCTTCCTCTGATTTTGACAGGTAGAGTAGCTGGAGTTCTCGTGAAATATTCACTCTGTAGAAGACTTAGTAATGCGTGACCTGGTGGTTTTCTAGAGTATTCAGGGATGAGTGCGGGTTTAGTAGGTTTCTCTTGTGAGCTTAGAGTATGCTAGCTTCCCGAATCTCCTGTCTCTGAGGGCTTTTAGAGTATTGAGTACTGTAGCTCTGGTTTGCGTGTCCCCGGCTAGTTTTAAGGCTAGTAGTGTAGTCCACTTGGCTAGAGGGATCCTGTAGGGGGTTGTTATGAGCTCTGAGTTCACGAGCCTATGGATTTCTAGTGCTTCTCTGATTGCTGCTTCCACTTTAAGTTCCCTGGCGAGTTCTCGTGCTCTTGGAGTGTAGAGGTAGTTTAGCGTGGCGTAGTCGTTGAGCGTGTAGAGTCTCTCCTTGTAGACTGCGTGTGCTGCAACTACTACTAGCTCGGCTTCACTGCTCAGCACAGGGGCTTTCACGCTGTAAACACCGTCTTCAATAGTGTACTCTAGTAGCTTCTCTCCATTAAGGTATACTGTGCTAGCGAGAGTAGGGTTTACGTAGAGGTCTACAATAGTGCTACCACGAGTTAGAGTTACACAGTAGGGCTCGGCAACCTCGATCCTATAGCCTAGCTTCCTCAATCTCTCAACTGCTCTACCCACGTGTCTTCTATCAATGAGTACATCTATATCTGAGGGCACGTAGACTACTGGTTTTCTAGTCTTGAATAAAACGTATCTTAACCCGTCTAAAGCACTTGTTATCTCGCTGAGCCTAGCTTGGAATAACTTGAATCTAGCTTCTTCTCTAAGCCTTATCTCGCCTTCTACCCTGGCTGCACGGAGGAAGTGGAGTAGTACTTTATTCAGGGAAGCTATCCTAATGTATTCTTCAATTCCAGCTGGATTACCGTTGAAGACTCCGTGTACTACTGTATTGAATACTACTCTAAATGCTGTTTTACTGTACCTCGCCAACTACTCTTAACACCTCTCTAAGAGACACGCTGATGCTAGCTCTACTAGTATCTACTACCGGTGTCTTAAGAATTGAGGCTAGTGTATCGTAGACTACTAGCTCGAATGGTATTAAGGCTTCATCCCTCCAGCCTCTACGCCTCTCTAATAGTATATTCCTGTCGGCTCGCACATAGATTAGCTTACTACAGGAGCTTACAGCTAATGCTAGAGTAATCCTGCCAGGCAGGCTTCTAATAGCACTAGGCCATCTTAGAGTAGCCGTAAGCCAGACTAGAAAGTCTAGTATCCCTCGCTCAGCAATCAAGATATCAGCGTGCAGCTTCTTCAACTTAAACCTCCAGAGGTAGACGGGTGTAATAGAAGCAAGCTCTATGAAAGCCCAGAGCCAGTCATCCTCTCAGGGATGCAGAATATGGTAGTAGGGGTTGCAGGAGCCCTTAAACACTTCGAATCTACCTAGTATTCTAGCGAGAATAGAGGCTAGGGTATGAGTCCCCCGGAGCCACGTGAAGCTGACTCTAAACCCTTCTCCCTGAAGTATCTAGCTGTAAGCCGGGCTAGCGTAGACTTACCAGACCCGTCAGCACCAGAAAAAACAGAGGATGAGCTTGCCCGTCACTAAGACACCAGTAAGCTTAACCCCTCATATGTAAGCCGGGAAGTAGTTAAATACCCCGTGTACTCAGAGGAAGACAAGGCATTCTAGTCTTAATTAACTACTACACGTACAGCACTAATCGGGGTAGGTGTTGGCTGAGAGAGCTGGTATGACGCTTGAAGAGTATACTATTGAATTGTTATCGCAGAGCTTGGATCCCAGGGATAGAGCTGTAGAGTATATTGAGGTGGCTCAAGAGCTTCTCGTGGAAGCCCGGAGAGAGCTTGAGGAGAAGGATTACAGGCAGGCTGCCGGGAGGCTGTGGGGCTCGGCAGCTCTAGCAGTAGAAGCCTACGCTTTAAAACGAGAGGGGAGGAGGCTTGTAAGCCACAGGGAGCTATGGGAGTATAAGGAGAAGCTTATAGAAGAGCTGGGTGAATGGGTTTATGATGCATGGATAGCAGCAGGTAGCATGCACACGTGTTTCTATGAGGGGTGGTGTAGTACTGGAGATGTCGAGAAGGCTTTGAAGCGTGTTGAAAGATTTGTGGAGTCGGTGAGAAGAGTTTTAGAGGAGCCTGGGTATTCTTCTAGTGGGGTTTAAAGCCTTTCATGTGGAATGCTGTGGTATGCTAGGGATTTTCTGCGAGTTCTTCTAGTACTCTCTCAACAGCTTCTCTAA
This genomic stretch from Desulfurococcus sp. harbors:
- a CDS encoding type II toxin-antitoxin system CcdA family antitoxin, which codes for MSEYVIISARVKRELLEEAKRLNINISELIRNALENEVRRRRLAILEERLKQKRDVLAGMDVSEMVELIREDREVEH
- a CDS encoding nucleotidyltransferase domain-containing protein; amino-acid sequence: MSKNYESRVYGMLKNYKDIAERVKAVIQEVDPCAEVYVFGSVVRVEFTGVNDIDILVVTDRIERKYEMMVRVYKSTEAPVELHITTREGYEKWYKRFISSSEIMRV
- a CDS encoding PaREP1 family protein, with the translated sequence MSSTITLPEILVEEIAKRASRAGLSVEEYLADLVFGSMDPDEAAGKYIETALHLVEQAREELSRGDLRQASEKIWGACALAIKAHALARRKRRLESHAELWVYKNEVAVEIGSWVRIVFKIADSMHRNFYEGLATREDVEDAIEEVEKLVKAIAEKLK
- a CDS encoding CopG family transcriptional regulator, translating into MIRVCVPRKLKELMDKFKDVVNWSEEIRGFIERRVKELHCKKILVEVRGVIEQLPETPAGTTSRYVREDRDSN
- a CDS encoding nucleotidyltransferase domain-containing protein; translation: MYRKGLEHLAEPYRTLISRLLEELLKLVNSRLKSLVVYGSVARGDYRRDSDVDLLVVIDGLPRSRFERLRLFSEAEARLEELLERLLDEGYAVSLSPVIKTPEEASRFSPLYLDMIEDAVVVYDENSFFENILVKLREKLEQLGAERVRIGRKWYWRLKKNYRFGDVISIE
- a CDS encoding HEPN domain-containing protein, which translates into the protein MISVEDLLGERMSFEEANIVRRRAEAFLQLAERLISEGEYDLGVFSLEQYCQLILKYKLLVRKGSYPRTYSIRRLIRELGEIDGRVLVLVDDVRNLHYIARLEEAYIASRYLPIVYEKEESIDLLRFVREVFKPIVEEL
- a CDS encoding nucleotidyltransferase family protein yields the protein MARYSKTAFRVVFNTVVHGVFNGNPAGIEEYIRIASLNKVLLHFLRAARVEGEIRLREEARFKLFQARLSEITSALDGLRYVLFKTRKPVVYVPSDIDVLIDRRHVGRAVERLRKLGYRIEVAEPYCVTLTRGSTIVDLYVNPTLASTVYLNGEKLLEYTIEDGVYSVKAPVLSSEAELVVVAAHAVYKERLYTLNDYATLNYLYTPRARELARELKVEAAIREALEIHRLVNSELITTPYRIPLAKWTTLLALKLAGDTQTRATVLNTLKALRDRRFGKLAYSKLTRETY
- a CDS encoding MBL fold metallo-hydrolase, with the protein product MRVLARLLSLVLALFLIVLLLTVLYVKPALKYSYNTTTSFNTTIGGEAGVVSELGEVPWVKLTVLVDNSPNPFNSELVDAWGLSILVETPFNVILFDAGPDPLVLQHNVEVLDKSLEKASFIVISHEHGDHVRGLEYIAGVNGSITVYIPGHASQNTEEWIKSVGFKHVVRVYSTIKLSEGVAVVGELYGPPYEQALAVNVKGLGLVVLAGCSHPA
- a CDS encoding radical SAM protein, giving the protein MGGVTGLVFGPVPSRRLGRSLGVNNIPAKTCSCSCVYCQLGRTIMLTAERRVFYKPEDIFTQVERRVEEATSRGERIDYITFVPDGEPTLDANLGREIELLKQIGIPVAVITNSSLLWREDVRRDLVEASYVSVKVDAVSENLWRRVNRPHRSLKLSEILEGIRVFSEEFNGVITSETMLIDSVSYEGELERIAGFLAELRRLSKAYIAIPTRPSAEKWVRPAREDVLNTAFQVFSEKLGASRVEYLIGYEGSAFSSTGNAEEDLLSITAVHPMRRDAVEELLRRAGSNWSIVEKLLSEGKLIEVEYRGFKYYMRRLQAEAK
- a CDS encoding S9 family peptidase — protein: MLGLTEVSRIAGILESIVRTPSYSLLGLAGGRVVYLSTLEGVLSLWSMDESGGDRRRLTVEPVHGVALPRPESPYVVFTRDVARGRELHKLFYVDAYSGGEKLLADTPLMRIFGVGFDGSKVAFTGATAEETAIYLARLDGSWEKIHRLSSLAFVTDVKGEYITGSGNLRGDPRSSEIFVYNLDTGEFKVYTPKPGSQNKNPVVGDEGILFESDYEGVNRLYLYDPEAGTLKKVEFKYRDYEEFNPVEHDAYGWSTSGVIWAVGKKNGRSRLFLDGRHVKLPEGTIHGHPVFTGSRVLVAVSNLLKPPRIIEASVENREVRVIVDNKLPEDVERNLVEVVFTKYKSFDGLEIPMYIALSSSTPKPGPTVVYVHGGPWSEVRDSWSMMITALVAAGYHVLAPNFRGSTGYGESFRILDIGDPGGGDLEDVVYAAKWGVENKIADPERVAVMGYSYGGYTTYLAMGKHPELWRCGVAGAGIVDWEEMYGLSDAVFRQFIDVLFAGRRELWRERSPITYVDSVKKPLCIIHPQNDTRTPLKPVLKYIEKLLEKAGVFEVHVAPDMGHMIARMDDAVKILLPALLFLERYLKQ
- a CDS encoding transposase, which codes for MRNSSYRILSYKIKHSYDVKEFLDDYRNLLQRAVDAIWENIEWRRKGKRLVPLIPKSREFKKNLRNSLLRDWSYATHYADSAVRVAYSIIESWRRNYIKGRRGRKKPVVKKRFVRVKETLYVYRNKKIRVTVKPRELYLEFDLTRAWFKRRVEGCDLGELILKEDELIIIFRKPADPKPANKIAWDLNLLSMDGFCDKGWIRIDLKPLYTMHIAYENKRRKLQRLSKEKPKTARRLLEKYSKRHKNRVKDFLHKLTTELAREFRGYEHGFENLEKQGMFNNKRVHNRVISRQNWRQIVTLMSYKARVKLLDPRNSTKTCPRCGGRMKRLEGQVLECDRCRLRINRQLNGAINLYLRMWGFPPSPSTFHRVVTKRVIHSWKMHVKRGSGITLKGCEAHDVPPMNPEGDEANVCQGLS
- a CDS encoding glycosyltransferase family 2 protein gives rise to the protein MDAKISFITFTRNSAKQLPHLLSNVKDIVDEIIVIDGFSADETVEIARSFGARVYQRKPWGYADPDRMFALRMASYEWILYLDTDERLGRRLKSVLRDLVAKTPEEVVAFSVTRVNTHKGRILLGPFYPDTQIRVFRKSRTVYKGLVHEQPIIHGRIVQLPEEYYIIHLPLEEELQRRKLVFYAKLEALEYYKRGGSRRVWRNLLKLAPFNTPLIYLFYITTPLVMGRPINSYMLLDAVKPALYDALTETLMKTRSRRQRKIARLIQEKGLIQLLGLQ
- a CDS encoding HEPN domain-containing protein, whose protein sequence is MMKAALRMVVGVEPPKWHDVGPVLRREKNRFSEWFRERIPELAFISRSLKREREPSMYGDEETGLPAEELYTQYDAEHALRQARLVVELVEKLIEEASSRGR